The window ATATAAAATAATGCCCGTCGAGCCAAGTAATGCGATAAGCAGCGTCCCGGCGTATTTCCCTACCGATACAAGAATCGGCCACAGGATGATGGGGGCGATGGTATATAAAACCCACGGATATTCCGGTGTATTTAGGACGTTCATTATGATCAGAAATAGGAGCGTCAACAAGCTGCATAGAAAAGAAAGGAGGAGATATTTCTTTTTATAGATACAGTAAATCCCAACCGCAGAGATTAATAGTGAAAAGGCAGGATACAAAGCCCAAAGATGCTCCGTGCTTGTTAAGAAATTGACAACGATTAGAAATAAAATCGTCATAACCGTTCCCGATAATAGAAATTCAACATGATATTTTTTCACTGAACTCACCCCTGTTTTCTTTTTACCCATTTGAAGTACATCGTTAGCGGCCACCATAACACAGCAAATGTGGGATAAACAAACCAAATCACATCAGGCGAATAGTAAAAATTAATAAAAATAAAGAGGGAAACAATCAAGATGCTGCCCCAGATGGAATACTGCAGGTTATACTTGGTGAAATCCCGCTTGCTTGACTGGATGACCTCCACGTCCAACTCTTTTTTCAAATCTTCTATATCTCCAAAATCAACGATGGCTTTATTAATCGCATCTTCTTCTTCTTTTCCTTGTTCGATTAAGTCCCAAACCTTTTCTTCCAGGTTTTGCAAAACCTCCTGCATGAGAGTGCTTTTTTTCTCACTATCCGGGATATCCTTAAATAATTCGTTGACATGTTGCTTTAATGGTTTCATTTTAATCCCTCCATGAATAAATCGATAATTTCCTTCGTTTCCTTCCATTCCTCAAATGTTTCTCTAAGAAAGGCTTTCCCAAGCATGGTAATTCTATAGTATTTTCGCTGACGGCCTTTTGAAACACTGCCCATATACGATTCAATTAGATCCTTTTTCTCCAGTCTTTGAAACACTGCATATAAAGTGGCTTCTTTTATTTGAAATCGGTTATCTGTTCGCGTACTAATTTCCTTTGATATTTCATAACCATATCGGTCCTTTTCTAAGAGCAAACGTAAAATAATTGAGTCTAAATGTCCTCGAATAATATCACTTCTAATCAAATTGACACTTCCTTACAGTTCATTTACTCTATCTGTCAGAGTAATCATACCTCGGATTACTCTATCTGTCAAAGTAATATAGTTGGGACAGAGGGACAGGTCCGAATGTTGACCTAATAGGTAAACAGATGTATGATAATAGTGGATTTACCTATTAGGTAAACAAAGCAAATATTTTTATAAAGAAGGAGATTTATATGTTCTCTAAATTCTTGAATTTGGAACCTAACAGACGGAAT of the Bacillus tuaregi genome contains:
- a CDS encoding PadR family transcriptional regulator is translated as MIRSDIIRGHLDSIILRLLLEKDRYGYEISKEISTRTDNRFQIKEATLYAVFQRLEKKDLIESYMGSVSKGRQRKYYRITMLGKAFLRETFEEWKETKEIIDLFMEGLK
- a CDS encoding permease prefix domain 1-containing protein is translated as MKPLKQHVNELFKDIPDSEKKSTLMQEVLQNLEEKVWDLIEQGKEEEDAINKAIVDFGDIEDLKKELDVEVIQSSKRDFTKYNLQYSIWGSILIVSLFIFINFYYSPDVIWFVYPTFAVLWWPLTMYFKWVKRKQG